Proteins from one Drosophila gunungcola strain Sukarami chromosome 3R, Dgunungcola_SK_2, whole genome shotgun sequence genomic window:
- the LOC128252173 gene encoding probable mitochondrial import inner membrane translocase subunit Tim17 3: MEYNRQPCPIRIVEDCGCAFMMGTIGGSLFEFIKGFRNAPSGLRRGLYSGLDSVKMRTPSIAGSFAIWGATFSTVDCVMVGYRQQEDAWNSIVSGAATGGILAARNGIRAMANSAFVGCLVLAMIEGAGAAVATINAADGVVGLTIDVQQPQRAQWDASVVPEDASASQEFAVAEFERVLDKCRAYRARNDILRDLPSCAVNGQEGDPSEKPSHSLLDLVKLAGIF, from the coding sequence ATGGAGTACAATCGCCAGCCGTGTCCCATCAGGATCGTGGAGGATTGCGGATGCGCCTTCATGATGGGCACCATTGGAGGATCGCTGTTCGAGTTCATCAAGGGTTTCCGTAACGCTCCGTCCGGCCTACGACGCGGCCTATACAGCGGCTTAGATTCGGTGAAGATGAGGACTCCGTCCATCGCCGGCAGCTTCGCCATTTGGGGTGCCACCTTCAGCACGGTGGACTGCGTCATGGTCGGCTATCGCCAGCAGGAGGATGCCTGGAACTCGATCGTCAGTGGAGCAGCCACGGGCGGCATTTTGGCTGCCCGCAATGGCATTCGGGCCATGGCCAACAGTGCTTTCGTGGGCTGTCTGGTTTTGGCCATGATTGAGGGAGCCGGAGCAGCAGTGGCCACCATCAATGCGGCCGACGGCGTGGTGGGGCTAACCATCGATGTCCAGCAGCCTCAACGGGCCCAGTGGGACGCTTCAGTGGTGCCGGAAGATGCCTCTGCCTCACAAGAATTCGCCGTGGCGGAATTCGAGCGCGTGCTGGACAAATGTCGGGCATACAGGGCCCGTAATGATATCCTGCGAGACCTTCCCTCGTGTGCAGTTAATGGTCAGGAAGGGGATCCTAGTGAAAAGCCATCACACTCGCTGTTGGATCTGGTCAAACTGGCCGGCATTTTTTAA
- the LOC128252179 gene encoding glutathione S-transferase 1-1-like encodes MDFYYRPGSAPCRSVLMTAKALGVEFDKKTIINTRAGEQFKPEYLKINPQHTIPTLDDNGFALWESRAIMVYLVEKYGKDDKLFPKDAQKQALINQRLYFDMGTLYKSFAEYYYPQIFLKKPANEENFKKIEVAFEFLNTFLEGQTFSAGEDYSLADIAFLATVSTFDVAGFDFKRYANVARWYEQAKKLTPGWEENWAGCQEFRKYFDN; translated from the coding sequence ATGGACTTCTACTACAGACCCGGATCTGCTCCCTGCCGCTCTGTTCTGATGACAGCAAAGGCCCTGGGTGTGGAGTTCGACAAGAAGACGATCATCAACACCCGTGCTGGGGAGCAGTTCAAGCCGGAATATCTGAAGATCAATCCCCAGCACACGATACCCACTCTGGACGACAATGGCTTTGCCCTGTGGGAGTCGCGTGCTATTATGGTTTATCTGGTGGAGAAGTACGGCAAGGACGACAAGCTCTTTCCCAAGGATGCTCAGAAGCAGGCTTTGATTAACCAGCGCTTGTACTTCGACATGGGTACCCTTTACAAGAGCTTCGCCGAATACTACTATCCCCAGATATTCCTAAAGAAGCCTGCCAACGAGGAGAACTTCAAGAAGATCGAGGTCGCCTTCGAGTTCCTGAACACCTTCCTTGAAGGACAGACCTTCAGCGCTGGCGAGGACTATAGCCTGGCCGATATCGCCTTCTTGGCCACCGTTTCCACCTTCGATGTGGCCGGCTTCGATTTCAAGCGGTATGCCAATGTGGCCCGCTGGTATGAGCAGGCCAAAAAACTCACACCCGGTTGGGAGGAAAACTGGGCTGGTTGCCAGGAGTTCCGAAAGTACTTCGACAACTGA